In one window of Microbacterium sp. PM5 DNA:
- a CDS encoding phosphatase PAP2 family protein, with protein MRAPLDDDVTTIMLQRLVVGVLLIATTVWLGIQVVVEADVNVDEWWNVFVDRFAFLDGVALAMNFLGGGWFATFVVPLAGVALLLSRRRPRGALFVVVASLGSVALVQLLKALFGRARPEDMIVFSDHGSFPSGHTANAATVATIAVILFPRVWVAVVGGAWVFAMAFSRTQVHAHWLSDTVGGTLVGVGATLVVAAICARMLERENERVRSLG; from the coding sequence ATGAGAGCGCCCCTGGACGACGACGTCACGACGATCATGCTGCAGCGGCTCGTCGTGGGGGTGTTGTTGATCGCGACCACGGTGTGGCTCGGCATCCAGGTGGTGGTCGAAGCCGACGTGAACGTCGACGAGTGGTGGAACGTGTTCGTCGACCGTTTCGCCTTTCTCGACGGCGTCGCCCTCGCGATGAACTTCCTCGGCGGCGGATGGTTCGCCACCTTCGTCGTCCCGCTCGCGGGCGTCGCGCTGCTGCTGTCCCGGCGTCGTCCGCGCGGCGCGCTGTTCGTGGTCGTCGCGTCCCTGGGAAGCGTCGCGCTCGTGCAGCTGCTGAAGGCGCTGTTCGGACGCGCCCGACCCGAGGACATGATCGTCTTCTCCGATCACGGCTCCTTCCCCTCCGGACACACCGCGAACGCGGCGACGGTCGCGACGATCGCGGTCATCCTCTTTCCGCGGGTGTGGGTCGCCGTGGTCGGCGGCGCGTGGGTGTTCGCGATGGCGTTCAGCCGCACCCAGGTGCACGCCCACTGGCTGAGCGACACCGTCGGCGGCACCCTCGTGGGCGTGGGGGCGACCCTCGTGGTCGCGGCGATCTGCGCGCGCATGCTCGAGCGTGAGAACGAGCGGGT
- a CDS encoding multidrug effflux MFS transporter translates to MRENPAPRTASTPLPAAARTATGAIRTLGSHPATAPVVLHPGDAISTARRVVYIILLGALTALGPFTIDLYLPAFPTLQADFRTSAAAIQLTLTGTMVGFALGQLIVGPLSDKVGRRVPLLAVTALHVVASAAAALAPDLTLLAIARVFMGVGAAAGGVVAMAIVRDLFGGRRLVVMLSRLALVSGAAPVVAPLIGSALLSVMPWRGIFVVLALYGAVMLVAAIWLIPETLPAARRKERGATTVLQRYRGVFSDRVFVGVLIIGGMSFSGLFSYLSSSSFLFQETYGFDAQQYGLLFAANSLGLVVGVQVAARLAARFGPQWVLSVSTGVLVLAAIAIIACDQLGWGLWGTMVPLFVFMTACGFTFPCVQVLALDRHGKAAGTAASILGATNFGVAGLISPIVGWVARDAGITATTMASVMVGCALIGAVSLWAVVRPWTVERLAP, encoded by the coding sequence GTGCGCGAAAACCCCGCCCCCCGAACTGCCTCGACACCCCTGCCCGCGGCTGCGCGTACGGCCACCGGTGCCATCCGCACGCTCGGATCGCACCCCGCCACCGCTCCGGTCGTCCTGCACCCCGGTGACGCGATCTCCACCGCACGCCGCGTGGTGTACATCATCCTGCTCGGCGCGCTCACTGCGCTCGGACCCTTCACGATCGACCTCTACCTGCCCGCGTTCCCGACGTTGCAGGCCGACTTCCGCACGTCCGCCGCGGCGATCCAGCTCACCCTGACCGGCACGATGGTCGGCTTCGCGCTCGGTCAGCTGATCGTCGGACCGCTCAGCGACAAGGTCGGACGCCGCGTGCCGCTGCTCGCGGTCACCGCCCTTCACGTCGTGGCCAGTGCCGCTGCGGCTCTCGCCCCCGATCTCACGCTCCTCGCGATCGCGCGCGTGTTCATGGGCGTCGGGGCTGCAGCCGGTGGCGTGGTCGCGATGGCGATCGTCCGCGACCTGTTCGGAGGTCGCCGGCTGGTGGTCATGCTGAGCCGGCTCGCGCTGGTGTCGGGAGCAGCCCCCGTCGTCGCGCCGCTCATCGGCTCCGCTCTGCTGTCGGTCATGCCGTGGCGTGGCATCTTCGTGGTCCTGGCGCTCTACGGTGCGGTGATGCTCGTGGCGGCGATCTGGCTCATCCCCGAGACGCTGCCGGCCGCGCGGCGCAAGGAGCGCGGGGCGACCACGGTGCTGCAGCGCTACCGCGGCGTCTTCAGCGATCGGGTGTTCGTCGGTGTCCTGATCATCGGGGGCATGTCCTTCAGCGGTCTCTTCTCGTACCTGTCGTCCTCCTCGTTCCTCTTCCAGGAGACGTACGGCTTCGACGCCCAGCAGTACGGATTGCTGTTCGCCGCCAACTCCCTCGGCCTCGTCGTGGGTGTGCAGGTGGCCGCGCGGCTCGCGGCCCGCTTCGGCCCGCAGTGGGTGCTGTCGGTGTCGACCGGCGTGCTGGTGCTCGCCGCGATCGCGATCATCGCGTGCGACCAGCTCGGGTGGGGGCTGTGGGGCACCATGGTGCCGCTGTTCGTGTTCATGACGGCGTGCGGCTTCACCTTCCCCTGCGTGCAGGTGCTCGCGCTCGATCGCCACGGCAAGGCCGCCGGCACCGCGGCATCCATCCTCGGGGCGACGAACTTCGGCGTCGCGGGGCTGATCTCCCCGATCGTCGGATGGGTCGCGCGGGATGCCGGCATCACGGCGACGACGATGGCATCGGTCATGGTGGGGTGCGCCCTGATCGGGGCGGTCTCGCTCTGGGCGGTCGTGCGACCGTGGACCGTGGAGCGGCTCGCGCCCTGA
- a CDS encoding HAD-IC family P-type ATPase, translating into MSSPGATAPAPIEEVDPAVGLRAAEVDVRTADGRSNAYRAETSRSALSIIRANVFTLFNGIVFACFGILFALGRWQDALFGFAAVANAVIGSVQEFRAKAALDKLALLNAAQARVRRDAVEQEVAQSAVVLADILVLRAGDQVPADARIVRSRGLQIDESMLTGESDAVDKHPGDEALSGSIVVGGEGDAQVVRVGADAYANAFADEAKRFSLVGSELRDSINRVLSWVGWAIGPIGLLVLNAQMQVAGGWRAAWESGSWVQAVVNTIASLTAMIPLGLVLMTSITFAVGAARLAARQVLVNELPAVEGLARVDVICLDKTGTLTEGEIAYDDAHLLDEVAGWRRTLGWYGSAPDANATARTLREPFASEAEDRPRTARASIAFSSARKWSAVAFDDDGDPAGTWVLGAPEMVFGAAATDVADPLGAAVVERASTGRRTLVLAFSPRPLTTADVEAESLPDELVAVAVLTFREKVRTDAAQTLEYFRAQGVGIRIISGDNPRTVAAIAREVGVDAEEGYDARALPDDDAALAAVLEEHTVFGRVTPDQKKRMVLALQSRGHTVAMTGDGVNDALAIKTADIGIAMNSGAAATKAVARLVLLDGRFSHLPDVVAEGRQVIANIERVSMLFLTKTTYATLLALLFGVLVLEFPFLPRQLSITDGLTIGIPAFFLALMPNAQRYIPGFLRRSLSFAVPAGVIVAVTLTLYTLIVRGAETPVDEVRTGATIILAVVGIWILAVLSRPLNRFKGAVVGGMFIALVVIFSVALSRQFFMLVDPGQTTALVVTAGCIGAIVLIEIVRAVQRRYVARALQDAAPHAISHTREVSRPVPVTIAVALVYVGGLANAMFGILFLLTRYDVPGSLVMSVSLIGAGIILFGLLSVAAAAGLGRGSGLSRLFISVLAVALVGLQLWSLVVDHDWDGWSVAQVVVYAAVLVAVWAPPANRFFRPVLRAGS; encoded by the coding sequence ATGAGCAGCCCCGGCGCCACGGCGCCCGCACCGATCGAGGAGGTCGATCCCGCGGTCGGACTGCGCGCCGCGGAGGTCGATGTTCGGACGGCCGATGGTCGGTCCAACGCCTACCGCGCCGAGACCAGTCGCAGTGCGTTGAGCATCATCCGCGCCAACGTGTTCACGCTGTTCAACGGCATCGTCTTCGCGTGCTTCGGCATCCTCTTCGCGCTCGGACGCTGGCAGGACGCCCTCTTCGGCTTCGCCGCCGTCGCCAACGCGGTCATCGGTTCGGTGCAGGAGTTCCGGGCCAAAGCCGCCCTCGACAAGCTCGCGCTGCTGAACGCCGCGCAGGCGCGTGTGCGACGCGACGCCGTGGAGCAGGAGGTCGCGCAATCGGCCGTCGTGCTCGCCGACATCCTCGTGCTGCGCGCCGGTGACCAGGTGCCGGCCGATGCGCGCATCGTGCGCTCGCGAGGTCTGCAGATCGACGAGTCGATGCTGACGGGCGAGTCGGACGCCGTCGACAAGCACCCTGGAGACGAGGCGCTGTCGGGGTCGATCGTGGTCGGGGGCGAGGGCGATGCGCAGGTCGTCCGTGTGGGCGCCGACGCCTACGCGAATGCGTTCGCCGATGAGGCGAAGCGGTTCTCCCTCGTGGGCTCCGAGCTGCGCGACTCGATCAACCGTGTGCTGAGCTGGGTCGGCTGGGCGATCGGCCCGATCGGTCTGCTGGTGCTGAACGCTCAGATGCAGGTCGCCGGCGGATGGCGCGCCGCGTGGGAGAGCGGCAGCTGGGTGCAGGCCGTCGTCAATACGATCGCATCGCTGACGGCGATGATCCCGCTCGGGCTGGTGCTGATGACCTCGATCACCTTCGCGGTGGGAGCCGCGCGCCTGGCGGCGCGTCAGGTGCTCGTCAACGAGCTGCCCGCCGTGGAGGGTCTCGCCCGGGTCGACGTGATCTGCCTCGACAAGACCGGCACGCTGACCGAGGGCGAGATCGCCTACGACGACGCCCACCTGCTCGACGAGGTCGCCGGCTGGCGGCGGACGCTCGGTTGGTACGGCAGCGCTCCGGACGCGAACGCGACGGCGCGCACGCTCCGGGAGCCGTTCGCTTCCGAGGCGGAGGACCGGCCGCGCACCGCGCGGGCGAGCATCGCGTTCTCGTCGGCGCGGAAGTGGAGCGCGGTGGCGTTCGACGACGACGGCGATCCGGCGGGAACGTGGGTGCTCGGAGCGCCCGAGATGGTGTTCGGCGCCGCCGCGACCGACGTCGCCGACCCGCTCGGAGCGGCCGTGGTCGAGCGCGCCTCGACCGGCCGCCGCACCCTCGTGCTCGCCTTCTCGCCGCGACCGCTGACGACGGCCGATGTCGAGGCGGAGAGCCTGCCCGACGAGCTCGTGGCCGTCGCGGTGCTGACCTTCCGCGAGAAGGTGCGCACCGACGCCGCGCAGACGCTCGAGTACTTCCGCGCGCAGGGCGTCGGCATCCGCATCATCTCCGGCGACAACCCGCGCACCGTGGCCGCCATCGCGCGCGAGGTGGGCGTGGATGCCGAGGAGGGCTACGACGCCCGCGCGCTCCCGGACGACGATGCGGCGCTCGCTGCGGTGCTGGAGGAGCACACCGTCTTCGGTCGCGTCACGCCGGATCAGAAGAAGCGCATGGTGCTCGCTCTCCAGTCCCGCGGGCACACCGTCGCGATGACGGGCGACGGTGTCAACGATGCGCTCGCGATCAAGACCGCCGACATCGGCATCGCCATGAACTCGGGCGCGGCGGCGACGAAGGCGGTCGCGCGGCTCGTGCTGCTCGACGGGCGGTTCTCACACCTGCCCGACGTCGTCGCCGAGGGGCGGCAGGTCATCGCCAACATCGAGCGCGTCTCGATGCTGTTCCTCACCAAGACGACGTACGCGACGCTGCTGGCGCTCCTGTTCGGCGTGCTCGTGCTGGAGTTCCCCTTCCTGCCCCGCCAGCTCTCGATCACCGACGGGCTGACCATCGGCATCCCGGCGTTCTTCCTCGCGCTCATGCCCAACGCGCAGCGTTACATTCCGGGGTTCCTGCGACGTTCGCTGAGCTTCGCCGTTCCGGCGGGCGTGATCGTGGCGGTCACCCTCACCCTCTACACCCTCATCGTGCGGGGTGCCGAGACGCCGGTCGACGAGGTGCGGACGGGGGCGACGATTATCCTGGCCGTCGTGGGCATCTGGATCCTCGCGGTGCTGAGCCGGCCGCTCAACCGCTTCAAGGGCGCGGTCGTGGGAGGCATGTTCATCGCTCTGGTCGTGATCTTCTCGGTGGCCCTCTCGCGCCAGTTCTTCATGCTCGTCGACCCCGGCCAGACGACGGCACTAGTCGTGACGGCCGGCTGCATCGGCGCCATCGTGCTGATCGAGATCGTGCGGGCGGTGCAGCGCCGTTACGTCGCCCGAGCGCTGCAGGATGCCGCGCCGCACGCCATCTCGCACACCCGAGAGGTGTCGCGGCCGGTGCCGGTGACCATCGCCGTGGCGCTCGTCTACGTCGGCGGCCTGGCGAACGCCATGTTCGGGATCCTGTTCCTGCTCACCCGCTACGACGTCCCCGGCTCGCTGGTGATGAGCGTGTCGCTGATCGGCGCCGGCATCATCCTGTTCGGGCTGCTGTCGGTGGCCGCCGCCGCCGGGCTGGGCCGCGGCAGCGGACTGTCGCGCCTGTTCATCAGCGTGCTCGCGGTCGCCCTCGTCGGCCTGCAGCTGTGGAGCCTCGTCGTCGACCACGACTGGGACGGCTGGTCCGTCGCCCAGGTCGTCGTCTACGCCGCGGTGCTCGTGGCGGTGTGGGCACCGCCGGCGAACCGCTTCTTCCGTCCGGTCCTGCGAGCCGGGTCATGA
- a CDS encoding DUF3105 domain-containing protein yields the protein MTPTPSDRKRTSGNPATRANIELTVKQQRELQKQEKLAEYQRQLARRRRSRLTWWIVGSTAAVAVVAVVAASIAFAPKPVTYQAGGTGAVIDGVETFANATQHVAGTVDYPQNPPAGGPHNQFWLNCGIYDQPQQNENAVHSLEHGAVWVTYDQTRVSGADLDALKAQLPSSYVILSPYVGLPSPIVLSAWNAQLKLDSASDPRIPTFFEEYWRNQNVPEPTASCSGAIDGPGKQS from the coding sequence ATGACCCCCACGCCGTCCGACCGCAAACGCACGAGCGGCAACCCCGCCACGCGTGCGAACATCGAACTGACCGTCAAGCAGCAGCGCGAACTCCAGAAGCAGGAGAAGCTCGCCGAGTACCAGCGTCAGCTCGCGCGCCGGCGGCGCAGCCGTCTGACCTGGTGGATCGTCGGCAGCACCGCAGCCGTCGCCGTCGTCGCTGTCGTCGCGGCATCCATCGCCTTCGCGCCGAAGCCGGTCACCTACCAGGCCGGAGGAACCGGCGCCGTCATCGACGGCGTCGAGACGTTCGCGAACGCCACGCAGCACGTCGCCGGCACGGTCGACTATCCGCAGAATCCGCCGGCGGGCGGCCCCCACAACCAGTTCTGGCTGAACTGCGGCATCTACGACCAGCCCCAGCAGAACGAGAACGCCGTGCACTCGCTCGAGCACGGCGCCGTGTGGGTCACCTACGACCAGACGCGCGTCAGCGGCGCCGATCTCGACGCCCTGAAGGCGCAGCTGCCCTCGTCGTACGTGATCCTCTCACCGTACGTCGGCCTGCCCAGCCCGATCGTGCTGAGCGCCTGGAACGCACAGCTGAAGCTCGACAGTGCGAGCGACCCCCGCATCCCGACCTTCTTCGAGGAGTACTGGCGCAACCAGAACGTCCCGGAGCCGACGGCATCCTGCAGCGGCGCGATCGACGGGCCGGGCAAGCAGTCGTGA
- a CDS encoding amidohydrolase has protein sequence MTALIVTGGPVFDGERLIPATAVAVRDGIIVAVGSLADARAAAPGADELDAAGGVIAPSFADAHVHLGLVALEALDCSLDDAGSEAGCLERVRTHADSLDDPQAWVRGGGWRAEWFAGGTPSREALDAIVPDRPVLLLDSDRHGGWANSRALALAGIDRTTPDPPDGRIVRRADGEPQGTLREGAVDLVGRVAPEPSAAALAPGIRAGADHLISLGVTAWQEAALASFGSIPDFTDAYHLALAAGLRGRPTGAIWVPRDLTVDGVDAFVAGVRERADAAHATGFPTRTAKLMLDGIIESKTAALADGYPDGSAGLRYFSDELVHRVVAALNAAGLAVHVHAIGDTAVTQALDAFAAGAAPTGVRNHIAHLQVVNPRDVPRFAATGTTVNAQAFWACRNEVMRTVTEPLLGPVRAAWQFPFGSLRRAGAALAMGSDWPVSTPDPWTAIGVAVTRREVGVADAEPLGSGEELSLSAALAAYTSGSHELIGDGTVGRIRAGAAADLAVADRDPFAGAPEEIGFTRTAWTVCAGEVIGAHTHAGSERGRATACPACA, from the coding sequence ATGACGGCGCTGATCGTCACCGGCGGACCGGTGTTCGACGGGGAGCGACTGATCCCGGCGACGGCCGTCGCGGTGCGCGACGGGATCATCGTCGCGGTGGGATCGCTCGCCGATGCCCGCGCGGCCGCCCCGGGCGCCGACGAGCTGGATGCCGCGGGCGGCGTGATCGCGCCCTCGTTCGCCGACGCCCACGTGCATCTGGGCCTCGTGGCCCTCGAGGCGCTGGACTGCAGCCTCGATGACGCCGGAAGCGAGGCGGGATGTCTGGAGCGGGTGCGCACCCACGCCGACTCGCTGGACGACCCGCAGGCATGGGTGCGCGGTGGCGGCTGGCGCGCGGAGTGGTTCGCGGGCGGTACGCCCTCGCGGGAGGCGCTCGATGCGATCGTTCCCGACCGGCCCGTACTCCTCCTCGACAGCGACAGGCACGGCGGTTGGGCGAACTCGCGCGCACTGGCCCTCGCCGGCATCGATCGCACGACCCCCGACCCGCCGGACGGGCGTATCGTCCGCCGTGCGGACGGCGAACCGCAGGGGACGCTGCGCGAGGGCGCCGTCGACCTCGTCGGACGCGTGGCGCCCGAGCCGAGTGCCGCCGCGCTGGCACCCGGCATCCGCGCGGGGGCCGATCACCTGATCTCCCTCGGTGTCACCGCCTGGCAGGAGGCCGCTCTGGCGTCGTTCGGCAGCATCCCCGACTTCACCGACGCGTACCATCTCGCGCTCGCCGCAGGACTGCGCGGTCGGCCCACCGGCGCGATCTGGGTGCCTCGCGACCTCACCGTGGACGGCGTCGATGCCTTCGTCGCCGGCGTCCGGGAGCGCGCCGACGCCGCGCACGCCACGGGCTTTCCCACGCGCACCGCCAAGCTCATGCTGGACGGGATCATCGAATCGAAGACCGCCGCGCTCGCGGACGGCTATCCCGACGGGTCGGCTGGTCTGCGCTACTTCTCCGATGAGCTCGTGCACCGTGTCGTCGCCGCGCTGAACGCGGCCGGTCTCGCCGTGCACGTGCACGCGATCGGCGATACCGCCGTCACCCAGGCGCTCGACGCGTTCGCCGCCGGTGCCGCCCCGACCGGTGTGCGCAACCACATCGCGCATCTGCAGGTCGTCAATCCGCGGGATGTGCCCCGATTCGCCGCGACCGGAACCACGGTGAACGCACAGGCCTTCTGGGCCTGCCGCAACGAGGTGATGCGCACGGTCACCGAACCGCTGCTCGGGCCCGTGCGCGCGGCATGGCAGTTTCCGTTCGGCTCCCTCCGTCGCGCGGGTGCCGCCCTGGCGATGGGCTCGGACTGGCCGGTCTCGACCCCCGATCCGTGGACGGCGATCGGCGTCGCCGTCACCCGTCGCGAAGTCGGCGTCGCGGATGCCGAGCCGCTCGGTTCCGGGGAGGAGCTGTCGCTGAGCGCGGCGCTGGCCGCATACACGAGCGGCTCGCACGAGCTGATCGGCGACGGCACGGTCGGACGGATCCGCGCGGGCGCTGCCGCCGATCTCGCGGTGGCCGATCGCGATCCGTTCGCCGGCGCGCCCGAGGAGATCGGGTTCACGCGCACCGCGTGGACGGTGTGCGCCGGTGAGGTGATCGGCGCTCACACGCACGCAGGCTCGGAGCGCGGCCGTGCAACGGCGTGCCCCGCCTGCGCGTGA
- a CDS encoding DUF305 domain-containing protein, with amino-acid sequence MTAPEPATGRTLPPWWAVLLVALAVAALAFAIGRFSTFGAEGAAAPTSDSPEAGFARDMQLHHGQAVEMAMDIYRTTPNDGVRVLAYDIATTQSAQKGEFYDWLVKWGLPQTGGPLMAWMDAADSSHQHGGGATRPTDAELMTQMGMASAAELAAMRAQSGTAADCTFLGLMIRHHEGALPMAQALLRLGHEPRALAVAQGVIATQSAEIDLMTSLRAGLGCTG; translated from the coding sequence GTGACCGCACCCGAGCCGGCGACCGGACGCACCCTCCCCCCGTGGTGGGCGGTGCTGCTGGTCGCGCTCGCCGTGGCGGCGCTCGCGTTCGCGATCGGGCGCTTCTCCACCTTCGGCGCGGAGGGCGCGGCGGCGCCCACGTCCGACTCCCCCGAGGCCGGGTTCGCGCGCGACATGCAGCTGCATCACGGCCAGGCGGTCGAGATGGCGATGGACATCTACCGCACGACGCCGAACGACGGCGTGCGAGTGCTGGCCTACGACATCGCGACGACGCAGTCGGCGCAGAAGGGCGAGTTCTACGACTGGCTCGTGAAGTGGGGCCTGCCCCAGACCGGCGGTCCGCTGATGGCCTGGATGGATGCCGCGGACTCCTCTCACCAACACGGCGGCGGTGCGACGCGTCCGACCGACGCGGAGCTGATGACGCAGATGGGCATGGCGAGCGCCGCCGAGCTCGCCGCGATGCGGGCACAGTCCGGCACCGCGGCAGACTGCACGTTCCTCGGCCTCATGATCCGACACCACGAGGGCGCGCTGCCGATGGCGCAGGCGTTGCTGCGGCTCGGACACGAGCCGCGTGCGCTCGCGGTCGCTCAGGGCGTCATCGCGACGCAGTCCGCCGAGATCGACCTGATGACCTCGCTGCGCGCCGGACTCGGCTGCACGGGCTAA